A portion of the Salminus brasiliensis chromosome 11, fSalBra1.hap2, whole genome shotgun sequence genome contains these proteins:
- the LOC140565679 gene encoding olfactory receptor 1M1-like produces the protein MSALNSSLLTNISFVRPEYFFISGFSGIPFINYYFVFLVFIYIIAVFGNSFVIIMIISDRSLHTPKYLGIFNLALADFGETNALIPNLIKTFLFDSQYISYDACLANMFFVFFFSSVQALTLVVLAYDRFIAICLPLRYHAIVSNSIMSVVLMGVWSFSAALNGITVALITRLSFCKTNMVKSYFCDHGPVYTLACNDKTTNLVMATLCITLFLYAPLIVITLSYLGILLALSKITTWAGRLKALKTCVSHLLVVGVFFLPVISTYIAAITFTLNPNARIISTSLSSVIPPMLNPIIYVLNTKEFKVFILKMLKKRYNVRPQVFRKVTSELISTN, from the coding sequence ATGAGTGCTTTGAACTCCAGTTTATTGACAAATATTTCCTTTGTGCGCCCTGAGTACTTTTTCATCAGTGGATTTTCAGGGATACCCTTCATCAATTActactttgtttttttagtCTTTATCTACATCATTGCTGTGTTTGGGAACTCATTTGTAATCATCATGATAATATCTGACCGAAGTCTGCACACTCCTAAATACTTAGGAATCTTTAATTTAGCTTTAGCTGACTTTGGTGAAACAAATGCACTGATTCCTAACCTGATTAAGACCTTTCTTTTTGATTCACAGTACATTTCCTATGACGCCTGTTTGGCCaacatgttttttgtgtttttcttcagtaGTGTTCAGGCTTTAACTCTTGTTGTTCTGGCGTATGATCGCTTTATTGCCATTTGCTTACCATTAAGATACCATGCAATTGTCAGTAACTCTATCATGTCTGTAGTTTTAATGGGAGTGTGGTCATTttctgctgctttaaatggCATAACCGTAGCTTTGATCACCCGACTTTCATTCTGTAAAACCAACATGGTCAAAAGCTATTTTTGTGACCATGGACCAGTTTACACACTTGCTTGTAATGACAAAACTACAAATTTAGTTATGGCAACACTTTGTATTACACTTTTCTTGTATGCACCTTTGATTGTCATAACTTTATCGTATCTGGGCATTTTGCTTGCTTTAAGTAAGATTACAACCTGGGCTGGACGACTTAAAGCACTGAAGACCTGTGTCTCTCATCTGCTAGTAGTGGGAGTGTTTTTTCTCCCTGTAATAAGTACATATATCGCTGCCATAACTTTTACCCTTAATCCCAATGCTAGAATCATTAGTACTTCACTATCAAGTGTCATTCCACCCATGCTGAATCCCATAATTTATGTCCTAAATACAAAGGAATTCAAAGTCTTCATattgaaaatgttaaaaaagagATACAATGTGAGGCCCCAGGTGTTTAGAAAAGTGACATCAGAGTTAATCAGTACAAACTAA
- the LOC140565163 gene encoding olfactory receptor 1E16-like produces the protein MSALNSSLLTNISFVRPKYFFISGFSGIPFINYYFVFLIFIYIIAVFGNSFVVIMIISDRSLHTPKYLGIFNLALADIGETNARIPNQIKTFLFDSQYISYDACLANMFFVFFFSSVQALTLVVLAYDRFIAICLPLRYHAIVSNSVMYVVLIGVWTLCTALNSTTVALITRLSFCKTNVVKSYFCDYGPVYTLACNDNTINSVMAKLCTTLFVYVPLIAISVSYLGILLALSKITTWAGRLKALKTCVSHLLVVGVFLLPIISTYIAAYITMSPHPNARIINSLLSNSIPPTLNPIIYVLSTKEFKVLILKMLKKRSSVRPQVSAK, from the coding sequence ATGAGTGCTTTGAACTCCAGTTTATTGACAAATATTTCCTTTGTGCGCCCTAAGTACTTTTTCATCAGTGGATTTTCAGGAATACCCTTCATCAATTactactttgtttttttaatttttatctaCATCATTGCTGTGTTTGGGAACTCATTTGTAGTTATCATGATAATATCTGACCGGAGTCTGCACACTCCTAAATACTTAGGAATCTTTAATTTAGCTTTAGCAGATATTGGTGAAACCAATGCACGAATTCCTAACCAGATTAAGACCTTTCTTTTTGATTCACAGTACATTTCTTATGACGCCTGTTTGGCCaacatgttttttgtgtttttcttcagtaGTGTTCAGGCTTTAACTCTTGTTGTTCTGGCATATGATCGCTTTATTGCCATTTGCTTACCATTAAGATACCATGCAATTGTCAGTAACTCTGTCATGTATGTAGTTTTAATAGGTGTATGGACATTGTGCACTGCTTTGAATAGCACAACAGTGGCTTTGATCACCCGACTTTCATTCTGTAAAACCAACGTGGTCAAAAGCTATTTCTGTGACTATGGACCAGTGTACACACTTGCTTGTAATGACAACACCATAAATTCAGTTATGGCAAAACTTTGCACTACGTTATTCGTGTATGTACCTTTGATTGCCATAAGTGTATCATATCTGGGCATTTTGCTTGCTTTAAGTAAGATTACAACCTGGGCTGGACGACTTAAAGCATTGAAAACCTGTGTATCTCATCTGCTAGTAGTGGGAGTGTTTTTACTCCCTATAATAAGTACATATATTGCTGCATATATTACTATGTCTCCGCATCCCAATGCTAGGATAATCAATTCTTTACTGTCAAATTCCATTCCACCCACACTAAATCCTATCATTTATGTCCTAAGCACAAAGGAATTCAAAGTGTTAATATTGAAAATGCTTAAAAAGAGATCCAGTGTTAGGCCTCAGGTTTCAGCAAAGTGA
- the LOC140565162 gene encoding olfactory receptor 1E16-like yields the protein MSALNSSSLKNISFVRPEYFFISGFSGIPFINYYYVLVFIYIIAVFGNSFVVVMIISDRSLHTPKYLGIFNLALADIGETNALIPNLIKTFLFDSQYISYDACLANMFFVFFFSSVQALTLVVLAYDRFIAICLPLRYHAIVSNSVMSVVLIGVWTLCTALNSTTVALITRLSFCKTSVVKSYFCDYGPVYTLACNDNTVNSVMAKLCTTLFVYVPLIAIGVSYLVILLALSKITTWTGRLKALKTCISHLLVVGVFLLPIMSTYISAYITMSPHPNSRIINSLLSNSIPPTLNPIIYVLSTKEFKVLILKMLKKRSSVRPQVSAK from the coding sequence ATGAGTGCTTTGAACTCTAGTTCATTGAAAAATATTTCCTTTGTGCGCCCTGAGTACTTTTTCATCAGTGGATTTTCAGGAATTCCCTTTATCAATTACTACTATGTTTTAGTCTTTATCTACATTATTGCTGTGTTTGGGAACTCATTTGTAGTTGTCATGATAATATCTGACCGAAGTCTGCACACTCCTAAATACTTAGGAATCTTTAATTTAGCTTTAGCAGATATTGGTGAAACAAATGCACTGATTCCTAACCTGATTAAGACCTTTCTTTTTGATTCACAGTACATTTCCTATGACGCCTGTTTGGCCaacatgttttttgtgtttttcttcagtaGTGTTCAGGCTTTAACTCTTGTTGTTCTGGCATATGATCGCTTTATTGCCATTTGCTTACCATTAAGATACCATGCAATTGTCAGTAACTCTGTCATGTCTGTAGTTTTAATAGGTGTATGGACATTGTGCACTGCTTTGAATAGCACAACAGTGGCTTTGATCACCCGACTTTCATTCTGTAAAACCAGTGTGGTCAAAAGCTATTTTTGTGACTATGGACCAGTGTACACACTTGCTTGTAATGACAACACTGTAAATTCAGTTATGGCAAAACTTTGCACTACGCTGTTTGTGTATGTACCTTTGATTGCCATAGGTGTGTCATATTTAGTTATTTTGCTTGCTTTAAGTAAGATTACAACCTGGACTGGACGGCTTAAAGCATTGAAAACCTGTATCTCTCATCTGCTAGTAGTGGGAGTATTTTTACTCCCTATAATGAGTACATATATCTCTGCATATATTACTATGTCTCCGCATCCCAATTCTAGGATAATCAATTCTTTACTGTCAAATTCCATTCCACCCACACTAAATCCTATCATTTATGTCCTAAGCACAAAGGAATTCAAAGTGTTAATATTGAAAATGCTTAAAAAGAGATCCAGTGTTAGGCCTCAGGTTTCAGCAAAATGA
- the LOC140565151 gene encoding olfactory receptor 51E2-like, translated as MSALNSSLLTNISFVRPEYFFISGFSGIPFINYYFVFLVFIYIIAVFGNSFVVVMIISDRSLHIPKYLGIFNLALADIGETNALVPNLIKTFLFDSQYISYDACLANMFFVFFFSGVQALTLVVLAYDRFIAICLPLRYHAIVSNSVMSVVLMGVWSFCTAFVGTTVALITRLSFCKTIVLKSYFCDHGPVYTLACNDNTVNSVMAKLCSTLFIYAPLIAIIISYLGIFLALSKITTWAGRLKALKTCVSHLLVVGVFFLPIIGTYFAAYVTMSLHPNARIINSSLSYAVPPMLNPIIYVLNTKEFKVLILKILKKRSSKRPQVLAK; from the coding sequence ATGAGTGCTTTGAACTCCAGTTTATTGACAAATATTTCCTTTGTGCGCCCTGAGTACTTTTTCATCAGTGGATTTTCAGGAATACCCTTTATCAATTActactttgtttttttagtCTTTATCTACATCATTGCTGTGTTTGGGAACTCATTTGTAGTTGTCATGATAATATCTGACCGAAGTCTGCACATTCCTAAATACTTAGGAATCTTTAATTTGGCTTTAGCAGATATTGGTGAAACAAATGCACTGGTTCCTAACCTGATTAAGACCTTTCTTTTTGATTCACAGTACATTTCCTATGACGCCTGTTTGGCCaacatgttttttgtgtttttcttcagtGGTGTTCAGGCTTTAACTCTTGTTGTTCTGGCATATGATCGCTTTATTGCCATTTGCTTACCATTAAGATACCATGCAATTGTCAGTAACTCTGTCATGTCTGTAGTTTTAATGGGAGTGTGGTCATTTTGCACTGCTTTTGTGGGCACAACCGTAGCTTTGATTACCCGACTTTCCTTCTGTAAAACCATTGTGCTCAAAAGCTATTTTTGTGACCATGGACCAGTGTACACACTTGCTTGTAATGACAACACTGTAAATTCAGTTATGGCAAAACTTTGTTCTACACTTTTCATCTATGCACCTTTAATTGCCATAATCATATCATATCTGGGAATTTTTCTTGCTTTAAGTAAGATTACAACCTGGGCTGGACGACTTAAAGCGTTGAAGACCTGTGTCTCTCATCTGCTAGTAGTCGGAGTGTTTTTTCTCCCTATAATAGGTACATATTTTGCTGCATATGTTACAATGTCTCTGCATCCAAATGCTAGGATAATTAATTCATCTCTGTCATATGCCGTTCCACCTATGCTAAATCCCATTATTTATGTCCTGAACACAAAGGAATTCAAAGTGTTAATTTTGAAAATTCTCAAAAAGAGATCCAGTAAGAGGCCCCAAGTTTTAGCAAAGTGA